AATGTGACGTTTGAGTTGTTTTacgattttaaaagatttaattaatGTTGCATCGTTACATCggttataacttttggtaaagcggcaaatgCATGATCTTACAATTGGTATATATAAGAGTCAAAGTTATGAGATCTACATAGATTGCAATTAGtgtaattattgatattgttggaatgcaataattgtccttgttgGATACATCGATCGAATCATGACGATTGAGCTACTAtactgtttaaaatatttgagttgatgTGTAATATCTATTCtaaaaaaggaaaaagttaaACAAAATTCGCAAGGAGTTAAAAGCGATTGATATTTAACTTAATAACAAGTATAGGGGTTTTATTTTAACATCATTATGataatttagttaattaatAGAATTTTATTTGACAATCACTATATGCACTCCATTAGTAAAATTTACTATtctcttaattttatttttattgtttttcattgTGAATGATATTTAGATGAAAAATATCTTTGTTAATTTGAGAGTGCTGTCATTATGTTATAATCATacaaattgaaaaatattatatacataaGTGAATATATCTGATTTATCGTAATggtgtatttttatttattgtgttttgatatatttggatTAATAAatactcatatatatatatatatatatatatatatatatatatatatatatatatatatatatatatatatatatatatatatatatatatatattcgaggCCATACAATTAATGTGTTGGAGAATACTTGTCAAAAGATTTTTATCACACGTATGTATTCGCGGATCTTGGCATGAGTATGCATGTGGTGTGTAGAAAAAATGGAGAAAgaaatatgtttttaaaattttaaaatgaaagttatcaattttttaaatttaaattattgtaTAAAAAATACGATGAAAATGTAAATGTAGAACATTGAGATCAGAAAAAGTTTAGAAAAGATTGAATGAacacttttaaaattttggaaaaatttgaGATGACCTTAACAGTTGTTAAATTCTAATGTTTTTCCTTGAATGACTAGAGATAGCTGGACAACTTACAAGATTTTAAAATGTGAAAACGGTCCGACTAGATTAGTAATTTAATACATTCAACGTAGATAGCCTTTTAACAAAGTGGCTAGATAAGTAAATCACAGCTGATAGAAGTAAAAAACTTAAAGTAAATAAGATGAGATATAtatatggatgttcggagattaacaACTCTTATGTGATACTCATTGTCCtatatcttaaaaattaaaaatttaaaaagagtttataaTGAGCTTATAATGGAATTCTATATCAACttgagttaatcattttcgtataGCGATGACGAATACGTAGTAGTTGCTATAGGAAACTATTGTGCAGCCACGCAGGCCCAGGGCTGAGGCGTGACATCTTACGTCACCCCCCTTCCACTTAGATACAAATCCAagaaaagactttgatttatacaactcttgtacaaaTCTACTTCAATCAAGATTAATCGTTGGTTGAATCGAAACTCTTAGTGACAACTTAACAAAGAAAATTCTGATTGTCTTTGGAACCATTGGTTTAGACATATACAACACAATTAAAACAAACGGATCTTGTAGGATtctcaaaaagaaaaaagaaaaagtgaACATCAACAGACAAGTTTGGACGACTAGAGTTGATAAAATACCACAAGTTGATCTTTGATTATCTAATGTGAAATATGAGTGTGTGCTGTAGCTGCCAATCCAGCAGAGTTGTCAGTCAGCAACTAACAGTCCATATTTCGAAACTCTTGTATTGTAAGGCCTGTGACATTATCTTTATGGATGCAATCATAGTCTTTATGATAGTCCATAAAACTTTACTGGTATGTACTTCATTACCAGGAACGAGAAGTTTTGTGAGTTAGGTTATATGAGTTATCATGAGGGCTGTGATTGCAAAACTCAAAAAAGGCAGTTTCATGGTCCTTACTGGAGAAATGTTAGATTAAACGCACATGAGTGAGAGTAGTACTGAGATGAATGACCTTCTAGAAAGTTTGCATGTGTCAAGCTGCTGACATTGCGCTACTTGATCTGGTTGGTTAGATGAGTCGTAAAAGAGTTATGTCAAATCTTAATATGTAATAAATATTGTCTCTGTTAGGGTGACTAACGGTAGAAATTTGTAATATTGATATATAAGGGATATAAGATAACACTAACAGATAGACACGTACATCTCCAAACTCATTGGCCTAACAGCCCAACCATTAGCACTCATGTAGGTGCACTCTGCACTTGCGTCTTGGCTAACAGCTATAGTGGTATGCTGTCGTTGAGTTACCAAACTTAAATATCTACGTCCAAATATAATGACTATAATGGTGAGTATAGTCGAGTCCACATGGAAcaagaaatttatttatttcgagtaaaaacagataaaaaaGAGTGATTGTTGGATaagaacaaaataaaatattaaagctAAAATCAGAaagtaataaaataataataaacctAAAAAAGAATTAAATAACAGTGATGAATGATTAATgaataagaaaattcaatcgcATCGAGTTCTGATTCAAGGGATTTCCATTATTAAATtgtatcactgttcatcggctaaCATATTAAATATTCACGCAGTTACAATCAATTAACCTTATAGTTACAGGGATAACAactaaaattcttgtgttttcgtaatttaattgaccaaacTCAGCATCCAGTAAAAACTTATCAATAATCAACTGGGCgcgatagcgttccatattaattaaaattatcattttcGTTTTCTGAAACAGTTAATCATAAAATCTAACAATTGAGATAgctataataaataaatttagtttcatcgatttatttaaattaaatatgttatgatagcacaacacactATTCTATCGCTACTTTGGTACCAATCTTTTATtggatcactgaattcatgaaaaatagtagaaaattatatgtcaaattaaattgtcagattaacccgacataaaaattttcttataattaaatataaatcaacaaatatttgaacaaaacaataatattaattaaaacgCAAAAAACCTCATAGTGACAAAATTGAAATAGTAGAAAACTCCCATTAACCAAAAGAAAAACCTAATGtagaaaatatctcaaaaaagAAATATAAACTTTTTTGGAATAAAACTCTATCTAGTAATTTTTTAATCTAAAAAACATCTCTCTCCAAGAATATTTTTAAgtcaaatatcataattttgacTCTAAATTTTGGCATAATCTTCGCAAATTTCGAGATTCACTCCTGGAAATTCTGATAGCTTCAGTTTCACATACAACAGAAGAACAGTCACAAAGTATGATCACCCTTTGTTCCAAGATTTATTCCGCACTACAAGAAAAGTGGGTTTCCGCGGCGTGCAATATGCGTCGCGGAAAGGTATCCGCAGCGTGCATTGCACGCTGCGACGCACGCTGTAAAGTTGAAAGCCGTCTTAAGTTTGACACTATTGACGGCGTGCGATTTACGCTGTGGTTTAGTCTAATAACGGCGTGCAGAGTATGCTGTTGATAGTTAAACTATTGACAGCGTGCATATGTACGCCGTTAATACACTATCTGCAGCGTGCAATGAATGCCGTTAatgttaaaaaaacatataaatcttagcgacggtttgtgacAAATCTGTCGCTAAATATTAGCGACAGTGTTTAAATGTAGCGACAGTTTGCAACTGTAACGATGAtatttaaatttagcgacggttttataaaccgtcgctaaaatctgcgtaaaaataaaaaaaaattacttttataatttagaaattttttaaaaaaatacaatacaCCTATGATAAATAAActcattatattaattaaaacacttaaaaattaaccaaaaatcGAAACAAAAAAATGTACCTAAATCGAAGTTAAAATCgtttaagaaagaaaaattcTAAGTGTTGTAAAATAGTGTGTAAGAAACTGGAACGGAAATCGGATATTTATACACAATTTGCGACTATTACCGACGGTTTTCcaaaacaaccgtcgctatgagCGACGGGTTATATATAATCGTCGCTGATTTATGGCACGGGGCGACGGTTTACTGATAACCGTTGCTAACCGCGACGGTGTTTTATTGTACGGTCGCCGatttagatcggcgacggtttaaaaaccgtcgtactatttatattagcgacggtttttataaaaccgtcgctaattgaaAATTTCGTAACATTTTCCACAGCGTGCTATCAATGCAAGCCATGAATGCATATGGTATTAACAGCGCACATTATgacacgctgcggatagtatgTAATATTACTTTCCGCAgcatgcttttaatgcacgccgttaatgtATATGTGATTAACGGCGCGCATGAAACGCACGCCGCGGAAAGTATATAATATTTACAGCACACATAAATGCACGCCGCAGATATTactttccgcagcgtgcttttgaTGCACGCCGTTATTTCTGTCAAGTACAACAatattaacagcgcacatattatgcacgccgttaaaagcactattcgcagcgtgcttttaatgcacgctgttgataACGTGCTGcagaaaatcatttttcttgtagtgccgTTTCACAGCTTTATAAAAATCACTTCTTTAGctcaaatttgctccaagacCATTAAATTACTTCCTACAATAAAATAGCACCAAAGTGTATCGATTAAGCATGTCGGAAATGAAATCAATAtgaaatatgataacaaaaaaaACAAACTATTATGAGCCTATGATAAGATTTTGGTTTAATGGTAAACGTTtgtgaaataaattaaaatttacattaaattaaaataatgccttatattattttatattgtttctacaaaatatataatatatcttCTAGTgattaaatcatattttctaTAAATTAAAGTTTTTTTATGTTGATATACATTTAGGTTATGTTTGGTAGTCATGATAAGggaatgattatttaataatcaTTCTCTTATCTCGAGTTTTGGTTCTTTTTTTATTAATCTACATGCCCTTGATTATGATTGAAAGCCCACACTATTTATGTTATTTGTGTGATTAAATATCTCTCCTCAAAGAGTgtgataattaataattttttaatattgatCATGATAAGATTGTATATTGACCATAATACCCTTGAATTATTTTGTtcaatataatatgaaaattaaaattattgaaaatttaataattaatataatatttaaatttttattatattttttaataaattaattttatatattttttattattttcaatgaaaataaattttaacgcAAATctatcttaaattaaatttttataaatttgtaatcttgttaattaattttttatgaaaataaatattttttcaattttaatttttttaatgatttaaattaattttaataaatataaattataattataaatatttaattatctatcaaattattttaagaatatttataattattttttaaaaaaacaataatattataattattattaaaattttatttaacattaacattcaaaatattattgctattttaattattaaagtaaatacatatttacaaatttatttctaataaatatatttaaattaattttaataaatgtaaattataattataaatatttaattatctatccaattattttatgaatatatatttaattagcatTTGAGGTATTTTGAtcattacaataaaatttacaaaattaatccatcattttaaaatcataccaaacatcatGTTATTTATCCCACCATACTATTAATTCATATATCTCATTTTTAATCACTctaattattaatcatttacCTATCCTATCACACGTACCAAACGGAACCTtagatattaaaaataatttaatgtaagatatttttaaatgaataattttacaaaaatgattaaatgatcaatttgataattaaaattttaatttaagataCTAAGATTGTTAATCTCTATATTTCtttttattgaaattatgattgtTAGAATATTTTATATGATCCAGCCTCTTATCttatgtatttatatatttttcaattGGTGGATCAAGTCAAGCAATTCAAACAGATTGCCAAGTGTTCAAGCCTTTCATAATTCTATCTTTAAGAGATCATCATATCGAATCCTGATCGACTGTAATCTTAAATGAAATACACGTGTTTAATTGAAAAACTTCAACCACACAACAGCATGTCAGCTATGAGAAAATCAATGTGGATAATACTACTCAATTCGTTGAATGACGACTATCAGTTAAAGTATAATTGCTCAATATCCAACCAACTATCGAATAACATAATGTTTCCTATACCGTATATGGTTTATAAGCTTTTCCAAAAGTTAGGAGCTAAAAGTTGCAAAATCAAAGAAGCATTAAATGATCACTTAATGATACGTATGATGACTGAAAACGACAAGATCATTAGTTTAGAAAATAGTACAGATGATCGTGAAAAACATTTCTGAGCATCGTAACTTTTCAACCAAAAATATGAAGATTCAAATCAGTGAAAACCCACTATCAATTGACCACGCACTATAAATACTCATATACTAGATATTTGAGAAAACTCAAATTATTATACTTCAAACGGCTCGATTTAGCACGCACATATTAGAATCGATCAGATCTTCAAGGATCATATTGTGATGCCCCACCAAGTCAAGTTTTTCAACCTGACATTGGATTATTTTGTTGTTTTCTGGTGTATCAACGGTTTCTAAACATCTAGAAATTTTTGAGCGTACACTAAGAGTTTAAACTTAAGCAGTAATAAGTTCTAGttaaatttgagttattacaaaGTGTTGTAAAACAAAAGTCTCTTCCTAAGTGAAAGAAGATGTGATAAATTATAAAGCAAGCACAAGACatcttttgattttaaaaaatagaaataATGCATATATTAAGATGAAATATAAGTAacaatcaaattattttacaacagttttaatttttatttctgttttattttatatttatggatATGAACAAATTTAATGataattttttgttatttttgaaaatatgtagTTCTTGATAATCTGATTTAAAAATTGAGAGTCATTAATAAACTTTATCATGCACCAGCCGGTGACGTTCTCAATCTCTTAATAAGACACAGCTTGAGTTCTGTTTCAGCACACCATCATTCTTCCCAACAAGATTGcaacttttttttaattattataaaaggAATATTccccaaaaaaattatatttaactcAGATCTATTTTAGCAAATGACTTTTTGGAAAATTAGAGGATTTTATGGACTTATAATTGTATTATGAGTAgtcataaataaattatatatatatatataatataatatacagatgtgcacggtaggtatgatgaaaaatagaaaaattgtgcctccaatgggtgagtgacatcTCATCGGTGCTCAAATAgatgtgcacggtaggtgtgcaacatatcaaaacagtatattatatatataacatcCAGTTTGATATGgtttattataaatttatatataatctACCTATTTTATTCAGGAAAAAATaatgtgtatatatgtatatatatgtatgtatcttATAAAGGTATATATTGGTTGGATGTGGATTGAATGCAAgttttatttatatttgataACAAACTCTAATTAACTAATATAGAAAGAATAGAATGCGCCGGTCAACAATGGAAAAGGAAAGGAAAACTGAGCGAGACCACTTTCATGTCTCACGAGGGTCCTATAATTACAGTTTATATACCAATAAAAACACAACACGTGTAACTCCTAGGTCATGCGGAGGGGTATGCTTGCGTGTGGGTGGTCACAGGGGAGTGTACCCCACAGTCTATAAGGTTGGACCAACAAGTAGCTCAAGTGTGAACATAGTGACATTCTAATGGATGCTACACCACCTCTGTGGTTTTCTTGCCAACACTGCCTAGAAAATGGTACAATTCAAACCaagatgatttttttttggTGTTTTTGTAGTTTTCTGGGTGATTTATACTAAAATCTCATTCAATTTATATGCTTATGGATCTTTGTTTGCATTTTAAGCTTGTTTGCTTGTGTTTTGTCTGTGAAATCTTTTAATTCAATGTGTTCTATGAGTGGGTTTTGCtcattttcttgaaatctaCTCAAAGATTGGATTTTTATGGCATGGTGTAGTGAAAATTTCGAATCTTTTTCGACTCGTTACGCGAAATGTAGTAACTAATTTTAGGTGCTCACCCTAGAGGAAATGTTGGCTTCTAGAGTTCTCATGTTCTGGGATTTGTTTTACGCATATGAAAGATTTAGGTTTTTTCGTAATCTTGAAGtttttatcaaaaatattaACCCTTCTTGTGGGCTAGTTGAAGCTGAAGTTGCGATTTCCTTTATGGGTTGTTATGTTGTTCTGATACTTCATATGATTAATGCTTGTTTTGTTTCTAAAATTAGTCATTGGAACGGGGAAgtgattttcttttttttgcTGTTCATTACTTGATTAGCTGGTTTCGGCATGGTGGTTTATGCCTTAAATGTTTGTTGGGAGAGCTGTATTGGCACAAAGCCATGAATTAACAAATTGATTGATAGTATGTATAGATTCTCTTAATTAGGAAAAAGTAGAGTTCAAGATTTTTAGaattacaaattttatttgtcgTTTGCTTGTTTACACGCATTTCTTGCTCAGACTATCCTTCGACTCATTTGATGTGTTTTTAAACATTCAAGATTCGAGTCCCAAGACCGTTCCATAATTCTAAGCACTTATATATTCTGACCATTTTTTCCTGTTTAGAAACCACTTGCTAGCTATATGCATAGACCTCCCAATGTTCCTTTACAATCTAAGTCTTTTTGATGTTTCAATTAAAAGTATGAAGTATCGCTAATGGTTTCGTGAAAAATTGTTAATGCAATAAACCATTATGCAAAATAAATTTATGATAATAGTCTATGATCTTGTTATTCCATGTGAATATTACATAATGTTAGGAAAGTAACTAAAATAGCAACTACAACTCTATGAGATTACTCTACTCGAATGAAAAAGTAAGCAATTCAGATAAGAGAATTGGTTAAGCTAGTATGCACCTTGAGGTTCATTCAGTAATGAACGCTTTGAGGATTTTGTTTGTGTGTAAGGTGCTGTATGCCCTTTGAAGTTTTGGAAGCGTCGTGAAAAGCatcttttaattatttttaaaaaatgatttctGGATGCAAATACTCTTCTAGAAATGTCCTTATAAGACAATTTCTCGGGCATCAGAAATTATGGCTTTTAGACTCCtgtttttaacttttttttaattaattaacaaaaatctaaaatttcttttgatttttgTTTTCATAGAAAAAGCACTTAAAAATGTCTATATAGCAAACTTCTGTGGAGAAACTGGCTCATAATGGCGTGTACAGGTTCATGCTATTGAGTATTGACTGAATAATGAGATTAACTAGGTGGCACCAATTCTATCGAACAACATTACTTCCGGAAACTTATAATTCCAAAATTCACTTTAAAATATCCTtctttttctgaatttttgaaCTTACACACATTGATAATTCCATGATCATGATCTTGTTTTCTATTTACATGTTTTAACTGTATAGTATATTTCCTAATATGATAGTCAATTTTCTCATTGACAGTTGTTTTACGAATTAAGGAGCGCGAGCACTAAAAAGAGCAAGCGATGCACACAGTGATACATATATGGAACCCTGAATATTTAAATGCTGTGTTAGTTTGTCTTGAGGAATTTGTTGTTTGGCAGAGATTTTTGTTGCGGGACTATTGGCCATGAGTATGCTGGTTTTGACATGCTTGGGTCAAGGGATATCGACATTTCTGCTTTGTTTCTTTTCTTCGTTGCACTCCCCCTTGTTGCTTATTTCTTACTAGGAAAATGGAGTGAGGTTACAAAGAGGAAAAATAGGATAAGTCTAATTTCCAAAAGTGCTGTTGAGGAAGCTCTTCCAGTTGAAGATATGGCTGTGGGATGTGTCATTCCCATGGTGAGTGTGCCGAACAATGGGTTCCATCATTGCGCCAGATGCTTTGGTGCAGCTACTACTCGTTGCTCCCACTGCAAATCAGTTTGGTATTGGTATGATTGATTGTATACTTACTTCATCTCATAAAGCACTTGTTAAAAGCGTGCTATGGAACCTTGTCCCACATTGAAAATAGCCTTCTAAGATAATGCAATAGGCTCTTCTGGCAATTAGGTTAACTATTTTTTCTAGCAAAAATGAGTTGAATGAAATATAGTTTCTTGCGGACCCTATCACAGAGAGTTGCTTGCATGTGTTCCCTTTTCTTGTGGGCCTAGGGCTTGTTAGACGACCTCCATTTGTCTATATTTTTCTACCTTCTTGTGACGCCGAAGGTCTGATATCAACTTTCTTTTACTGAAAATGCTGAAAAATAATACACAGTTACTTGCAATGTCAATGTAGTTCTGGAGGGTGTCAGATTACTCACTGGAGGCAAGTTCACAAGCTCGAGTGCCATCAATTAGGAAACAACTGCCAAATCTCATCTCTGACTATCCCAACTGAAGGATCTCGTGTAAGGATCTCGGTTGATCAAACTACCGAGCCCAATATATCTGAATTCAATGTGAAGCACCCAACTCTGGAGAAAAATTGTGCAGGGGACATCATTTCTCCTCTTCGAAATCCACCAACCTACTCCAATGGAATGAAAATCGATAAATCTGGAAAACATGTTAGCCGAAGATCCATAAATAAGTCATCTTGTTCATTAATGAATGGAGATGCTGATCAAGAAATCATGTTTTATGAAAGTGGGATGGTTAAAAGGAAAAATGCTAATTTTGATGAAACAAAAGGTTTGAATTGCTTTCTTGAAAAGACTTCAATGAACAAAGCAAAAGCCACAATGCATTCTCGCGTTGACAAACTGCAAAAATCAGCAAAATCTGCGGTGAAAATGTCTAAATGTGATGCAGGGGATTCAAGTAGGTCCATGAACAATTATTCATTATAGCAGTCCATTTTATGTACTCTCTTACCAAGTTATGTTGTTGTAGGCATCCCATTACAGGAAAACAATCTTGTTGCAAACCTTGAAATCAGGAGGACAATGgatttgccaaagtctgtgaaaCTTGACCGTCAACACTCAGAAGATAGAATAAAGAAGCAACAAAAAGTGCAGGTTAGTTTTCCAAAATGATCTCCTGAATTGGAGACATGCCTTGAGCCAACACTATAAAAATCAATGGAATATTAATTATCTCGAAAATTGgtcaattttatgaaatttgTAATTTATTTATACGTTGAATGGATACTCATATATTGGACTTCCTTAAATTGCCAGATGCTTTTTCCCTATGAAGAATTTGTAAAGTGCTTTCAGTTGGAAGTTCTTAGCATGTCTCCTAGAGGACTTGTAAATTGTGGAAATAGGTAAAAGTTTGATCTTACAGAACAAAACATCAAGGACTTCAAACTCTAAAGCTTAATattgtaaaataaattttgctGTTGTGTTCAgactaaatattttttatattgttgTGCAGTTGCTATGCCAATGCCGTGTTACAATGTCTAACATCCACTAAGCCCCTGATCATTTATCTTCATCGTCAATCACATTCTAGAGCGggtaattatttttatgatatccCTCTGAGAAGTTGCTGTCCGACATTACTTTGCAGTATTTGCTGGAATTCATAAGCATATTTAATACAAATCAGGTTGTGACAAAGCTTGGTGCCTCATGTGTGAACTTGAGCGGCACGTAATGATGCTACAAGAAAGTGGATATCCGCTATCTCCTGGAAAAGTTCTCATGTATATCCGAAGTCTTAATTCTCAGATTGGCGATGGAAGTCAGGAAGATGCTCATGAATTTTTACGGTGCGTTAACATTCATTGAAACTGCTGTGTGCGTCTGTTGAAGTACTTTCAGTTTTGACCTATATTCTCGTCTTCAAAAATAATTATGCACGTATGGGCAATGGATGGGACAGCCAAATTTAACATGTTttaaaaacttatttttaattttggTGCAATGGAGCTTTTAACCTTTATGAAATATCTTGCATTTTCAGGCTTATCATCGCTTCTTTGCAATCTATATGCCTGGAACGTCTGGGTGGAGAAAAAGCCATTGATCCCTGGCTACAGAATACAACCTTTGTTCAATATACATTTGGGGGTCTTCTTAGATCCAAGGTGTTTTTTCAGACCCTTTAAGAACTCTCTTCTTTGTTATATTGTTTAATTTCTCTGCGAGATTGAACCAAACAACCCTTTGAGTACCAGGTCAAATGTTTGAGATGCCACCATGAGTCAGAGCGACGTGAAAACATAATGGATCTAACTCTGGAGATATTTGGTCGTGTCGAGTCATTGGAGGATGCATTGACACAGTTCACAAGTTCAGAAGATCTTGATGGGGATAATATGTATAGATGTGGAAGGTGTTCAGTCTGTTGATTTCTGCATTATTTGTTTGCAAGGCGCGAGTTCTCCAGTTTGTTGTATAACATTGTTTTGGTTCTTGAAAGGTGTGCTTCTTACGTTCGTGCACGAAAGCAATTGAGCATAATGGAGGCTCCAAATATTTTGACTATTgtattgaaaagatttcaggtATTTTTTATGTGGAAACTATTGTCCCTTGTATCCATATATA
This genomic interval from Primulina eburnea isolate SZY01 chromosome 16, ASM2296580v1, whole genome shotgun sequence contains the following:
- the LOC140816305 gene encoding ubiquitin carboxyl-terminal hydrolase 15-like, encoding MLGSRDIDISALFLFFVALPLVAYFLLGKWSEVTKRKNRISLISKSAVEEALPVEDMAVGCVIPMVSVPNNGFHHCARCFGAATTRCSHCKSVWYCSGGCQITHWRQVHKLECHQLGNNCQISSLTIPTEGSRVRISVDQTTEPNISEFNVKHPTLEKNCAGDIISPLRNPPTYSNGMKIDKSGKHVSRRSINKSSCSLMNGDADQEIMFYESGMVKRKNANFDETKGLNCFLEKTSMNKAKATMHSRVDKLQKSAKSAVKMSKCDAGDSSIPLQENNLVANLEIRRTMDLPKSVKLDRQHSEDRIKKQQKVQMLFPYEEFVKCFQLEVLSMSPRGLVNCGNSCYANAVLQCLTSTKPLIIYLHRQSHSRAGCDKAWCLMCELERHVMMLQESGYPLSPGKVLMYIRSLNSQIGDGSQEDAHEFLRLIIASLQSICLERLGGEKAIDPWLQNTTFVQYTFGGLLRSKVKCLRCHHESERRENIMDLTLEIFGRVESLEDALTQFTSSEDLDGDNMYRCGRCASYVRARKQLSIMEAPNILTIVLKRFQEGNYGKINKCIRFPEMLDMIPFMTGTDDIPPLYMLYAVVVHLNKSNSSFSGHYISYVKDLSGNWFKIDDTEVQPVRLNEVMSEGAYILFYMRSYPRPARAYGGRVRSQQSHTMPKQCSSKLEKSSEPEQSQLHHNFSRRDPLLDHRGFSLKGDRSRSPITSNCSEFTDATSSDWSLFTSSDDASFTTESTIDSFSIVDYPDSAPFSSIFQSLYPSGKPEMRFAHEEKGYVSASYLTPPSRNWRGETVRRADILPTAYLYTSQKSIPS